In Actinomycetes bacterium, a single window of DNA contains:
- a CDS encoding 50S ribosomal protein L25/general stress protein Ctc — MSEYKLAAESRADAGKGAARRLRAAGRVPAVLYGHGTKPKHLSINAREFTQALRTDAGSNVLLDLQVGRTRHLALAKEIQRHAVKGTLVHVDFLLVRRGEKVRVSVPVHLVGDAVGVREGGIIDQDLYQVHVEAEVTNVPEAVEADVSGLGIGDVLRVADLKAPEGATILEEQEASVVSVVAPAVEPEPEEAEAAEAEVAEGEALAAEAAGEGQAAEGEGRTEG; from the coding sequence ATGTCCGAGTACAAGCTGGCAGCCGAGAGCCGCGCGGACGCCGGGAAGGGAGCCGCCCGCCGCCTGCGGGCCGCCGGGCGGGTCCCGGCCGTCCTCTACGGGCACGGCACCAAACCGAAGCACCTGAGCATCAACGCCCGCGAGTTCACCCAGGCGCTGCGCACCGACGCCGGCAGCAACGTGCTGCTGGACCTGCAGGTCGGCCGGACCAGGCATCTGGCCCTTGCCAAGGAGATCCAGCGCCACGCCGTCAAGGGCACCCTCGTCCACGTCGACTTCCTGCTGGTCCGCCGGGGCGAGAAGGTCCGGGTGTCCGTCCCCGTCCACCTGGTGGGCGACGCCGTCGGGGTGCGCGAGGGCGGCATCATCGACCAGGACCTCTACCAGGTCCACGTCGAGGCCGAGGTGACCAACGTGCCAGAGGCGGTGGAGGCCGACGTCTCCGGGCTCGGCATCGGCGATGTGCTGCGGGTCGCCGACCTGAAGGCCCCCGAGGGCGCCACCATCCTGGAGGAGCAGGAGGCGTCGGTGGTCTCGGTGGTGGCGCCGGCGGTCGAGCCCGAGCCGGAGGAGGCCGAGGCGGCCGAGGCGGAGGTCGCCGAGGGCGAGGCGCTGGCCGCCGAGGCGGCGGGCGAGGGCCAGGCCGCCGAGGGCGAGGGCCGGACGGAAGGCTAG
- the pth gene encoding aminoacyl-tRNA hydrolase — translation MGDDGAPWIVLGLGNPDDEYGGTRHNAGAMVVARLAARAGVTLKRSRNRAQVAEIRDGDARVVLARPTSYVNESGGPASLLARWYKTPPERIIVVHDEIDLAAGKLQVRRDGGTAGHNGLKDIVKALGTPDFLRVRIGIGRPPGRQDPADYVLDRIPRREAEDFDVLLERAADAAMDLVHLPLELAQDRHNR, via the coding sequence ATGGGCGACGACGGCGCTCCCTGGATCGTGCTCGGGCTCGGCAACCCCGACGACGAGTACGGCGGGACCCGGCACAACGCCGGGGCGATGGTGGTCGCCCGGCTGGCCGCACGCGCCGGCGTCACCTTGAAACGGTCCCGCAACCGCGCCCAGGTGGCCGAGATCCGGGACGGCGACGCCCGCGTCGTGCTCGCCCGGCCGACCAGCTACGTCAACGAGTCCGGCGGCCCTGCCTCCCTGCTGGCCCGCTGGTACAAGACGCCGCCCGAACGGATCATCGTGGTCCACGACGAGATCGACCTGGCCGCCGGCAAGCTGCAGGTCCGCCGAGACGGGGGCACGGCAGGCCACAACGGCCTCAAGGACATCGTCAAGGCGCTCGGCACGCCCGACTTCCTCCGCGTGCGGATCGGCATCGGTCGCCCGCCCGGGCGCCAGGACCCTGCCGACTACGTGCTCGACCGGATCCCCAGGCGGGAGGCGGAGGACTTCGACGTACTGCTGGAGCGGGCCGCCGACGCCGCCATGGACCTGGTGCACCTTCCGCTGGAACTGGCCCAGGACCGCCACAACCGCTAG
- a CDS encoding PhzF family phenazine biosynthesis protein produces the protein MDYVIVDVFTDTPLQGNALAVFTDGRGVPAERMQQIAREMNLSETVFVLPAEAGGDARVRIFTPLTELPFAGHPTLGTAWVLAEQAGQDAIRLETGAGLVPVAFQRQDGRIAAGRMQQPIPTWEPYRRADELLAALRVESSRLPIEVYRNGPQHVYVALESEQAVAALEPDLGALTRMPGVEANCFAGSGTRWKTRMFAPGDGVPEDPATGSAAGPLAVHLARHGRIAFGQEIEIRQGAEIGRPSTLYARVEGDGDRIDRVEVAGSAVVVARGELLV, from the coding sequence ATGGACTACGTGATCGTGGACGTCTTCACCGACACGCCGCTGCAGGGCAACGCGCTGGCCGTCTTCACCGACGGCCGCGGCGTCCCCGCCGAGCGGATGCAGCAGATCGCCAGGGAGATGAACCTCTCGGAGACCGTCTTCGTGCTCCCCGCCGAGGCGGGCGGCGACGCGCGGGTCCGCATCTTCACCCCGCTCACCGAGCTGCCCTTCGCCGGTCACCCGACGCTGGGGACCGCCTGGGTGCTCGCCGAGCAGGCAGGGCAGGACGCGATCCGGCTGGAGACCGGCGCCGGCCTGGTCCCGGTCGCGTTCCAGCGGCAGGACGGGCGCATCGCCGCGGGGCGGATGCAGCAGCCGATCCCGACCTGGGAGCCCTACCGGCGCGCCGACGAGCTGCTGGCGGCGCTGCGGGTCGAGTCCTCGCGGCTGCCGATCGAGGTCTACCGCAACGGGCCGCAGCACGTCTACGTCGCCCTGGAGAGCGAGCAGGCGGTGGCGGCGCTGGAGCCGGACCTGGGCGCGCTCACCAGGATGCCCGGGGTCGAGGCCAACTGCTTCGCCGGCTCGGGCACCCGCTGGAAGACCCGCATGTTCGCCCCTGGCGACGGCGTCCCCGAGGATCCCGCCACCGGCTCGGCCGCCGGGCCGCTGGCGGTGCACCTGGCACGCCACGGCCGGATCGCCTTCGGCCAGGAGATCGAGATCCGCCAGGGCGCCGAGATCGGCCGCCCCTCCACCCTCTACGCCAGGGTCGAGGGGGACGGCGACCGGATCGACCGGGTCGAGGTCGCGGGCTCCGCGGTGGTCGTCGCCCGCGGCGAGCTCCTTGTCTGA
- a CDS encoding metalloregulator ArsR/SmtB family transcription factor, translated as MSDVEVFGALASPRRLQVLAWLKDPRAHFPPQRDGDLVEDGVCVLFIAEKLGVAQPTASAHLQALARAGLVTAKRIGQWTFYRRDETAIAAFKHRIRQEL; from the coding sequence TTGTCTGACGTCGAGGTCTTCGGCGCGCTCGCCAGCCCGCGGCGGCTGCAGGTGCTTGCCTGGCTGAAGGACCCGCGGGCGCACTTCCCGCCACAGCGCGACGGCGACCTGGTCGAGGACGGCGTCTGCGTGCTGTTCATCGCCGAGAAGCTCGGCGTCGCCCAGCCGACCGCCAGCGCGCACCTGCAGGCGCTCGCGCGCGCGGGGCTCGTCACCGCCAAGCGCATCGGCCAGTGGACCTTCTACAGGCGCGACGAGACCGCGATCGCGGCGTTCAAGCATAGGATCCGGCAGGAGCTGTGA
- a CDS encoding threonine/serine dehydratase, whose amino-acid sequence MNPEAVRSAAARIAGRVHHTPVRTSATLDGRTGAAVLVKDEAVQKTGSFKVRGALNRLLTLPEEARDRGLVAVSAGNHAAALAWAAAQVGAKATVVMPTYAPAAKVAACWGYGAEVVLHGDTTGEAFAESERLQRERGLTFVHPFDDPEIVAGQGTVGLELVEDAGPVDVWVVCVGGGGLTCGSSLAIRDANPGCRVVAVEPEGAAALTAALAAGRPVPIVPRSVADGLCAPFAGPLTFPLFRDLVDQVVLVSETELLAGVRFVMERMKVVVEAAGAAGVAALLAGKVGDVAGARVGTILSGGNVDLGVVVPQLPPAD is encoded by the coding sequence GTGAACCCAGAAGCGGTGCGGTCCGCAGCGGCGCGGATCGCTGGCCGGGTGCACCACACGCCGGTGCGGACCTCGGCCACCCTTGACGGCCGGACCGGCGCGGCCGTCCTGGTCAAGGACGAGGCGGTCCAGAAGACCGGCTCGTTCAAGGTCCGCGGGGCGTTGAACCGGCTGCTCACCCTGCCAGAGGAGGCTCGCGACCGTGGCCTGGTGGCGGTGTCGGCCGGCAACCACGCCGCCGCCCTGGCGTGGGCGGCAGCTCAGGTGGGCGCGAAGGCCACCGTGGTCATGCCCACCTACGCGCCGGCCGCCAAGGTGGCCGCCTGCTGGGGCTACGGCGCCGAGGTGGTCCTGCACGGCGACACCACCGGGGAGGCGTTCGCCGAGAGCGAGCGGCTGCAGCGGGAGCGCGGCCTGACCTTCGTCCACCCGTTCGACGACCCCGAGATCGTCGCCGGCCAGGGCACCGTCGGCCTGGAGCTGGTCGAGGACGCCGGGCCGGTCGACGTCTGGGTGGTCTGCGTCGGTGGCGGCGGCCTGACCTGCGGCAGCTCCCTGGCCATCCGCGACGCCAACCCCGGCTGCCGGGTGGTGGCGGTCGAACCGGAAGGGGCCGCCGCCCTGACCGCCGCCCTGGCGGCCGGCAGGCCGGTGCCGATCGTGCCCCGCTCGGTGGCCGACGGGCTGTGCGCGCCCTTCGCCGGACCCCTCACCTTCCCGCTCTTCCGCGACCTGGTCGACCAGGTGGTGCTGGTCTCCGAGACCGAGCTGCTGGCCGGCGTCCGCTTCGTGATGGAGCGGATGAAGGTGGTGGTCGAGGCGGCCGGCGCGGCCGGGGTCGCCGCCCTGCTCGCCGGCAAGGTCGGCGACGTCGCCGGGGCGCGGGTCGGGACGATCCTGTCCGGCGGCAACGTCGACCTCGGCGTGGTCGTCCCGCAGCTCCCTCCGGCCGACTGA
- the mfd gene encoding transcription-repair coupling factor, with amino-acid sequence MRLEPLLDRLPADPAFQQLRAALEGADAQRVEAVVPDVARAFLLAGLAAASGRLLVVVTATTADAEAIATDVAAFLGPDRAAWFPAWETLPHERLSPRSETVARRLALIRRLSAEGGGDGLAVLTVPARAMMQPLAPGLDAVEPVRVARGDRVELEDLLERLVASGYQRTDMVERRGEVAVRGGLVDFFPPGEDHPVRVELWGDEVESIRAFAVASQRSLTELPQVVAFPCREVRLTQAERGRARQLAAEVPVAGDLLAQVAEGLDVEGVESLLPLLFDHLQPLPAYLPGDAVLALVDPKRTLDRAEEVRHQADEAMQASWATAAEGSQAPMEGIAYRPLEQVLADAGRPVLRLGPFDSGDPTAVRVDAHAIEPYRANITRVAADARELAADGYTVLCCTEGAGPAQRLADVLREEGLVVPPPAAELPADLGPGVLVGTAPLLTGFRLPACRLALLAEGDLYGTRRQTREQARMPSSRHRARHAGGQLALEELQPGDVVVHAVHGIGRYIGMEQRTIGGAERDYLVLAYDQGDRLYLPSEQVELINRYVGGEAPKLSRLGSREWDRQKARVRRKVREMAAELVRLYSARMASPGHAFGPDAPWQRELEDAFPYTETPDQLTAIEEIKADMEQPVPMDRLLCGDVGYGKTEVAVRAAFKAVLDGKQVGVLVPTTLLAQQHFATFSERFAPFPVKVATLSRFQSRREQDEVVAAMAAGTVDVVIGTHRLLSADAKWADLGLVVVDEEHRFGVGHKEHLKQLRTEVDVLTLTATPIPRTMEMAISGIRDMSVMETPPEERHPVLTFVGAYDEATVANAIRREMLREGQTFLVHNRVDSIDRVALRVRQLVPEARVGIAHGQMTEEHLERVMLDFWDKAYDVLVCTTIIESGIDIPTANTLIVDRADALGLAQLYQLRGRVGRSRDRAYAYLFYPAERSITETSHQRLATVATHQDLGSGRAIAMKDLEIRGAGNLLGADQSGHVALVGYDLYMQMLAEAVAEMRGRPVEQPKDLKLEVPVDAHLPATYIQRERLRLEAYRRLGGARAVDEVAALGAELADRYGPPPPPVRNLLALAGVRAQATALGLTEVVCFGGRVRLAPVPALPESKQVRLDRLYRGAVWKAAEQTLVVPLPADPGTPKLGTAGGAGAVDLPAWLSELLEGVLDAEKAPELPAADHRHEPHRAAS; translated from the coding sequence TTGCGCCTTGAGCCCCTGCTCGACCGGCTGCCCGCCGACCCCGCCTTCCAACAGCTGCGCGCCGCCCTGGAGGGTGCGGACGCGCAGCGGGTCGAGGCGGTCGTCCCGGACGTGGCCAGAGCCTTCCTGCTCGCCGGGCTGGCCGCCGCCAGCGGCCGGCTGCTGGTGGTGGTCACCGCCACCACCGCCGACGCCGAGGCGATCGCCACTGACGTCGCCGCCTTCCTCGGCCCCGACCGGGCGGCCTGGTTCCCGGCGTGGGAGACCCTGCCCCACGAGCGGCTCTCGCCCCGATCGGAGACGGTCGCCAGACGCCTCGCCCTGATCCGGCGGCTCTCCGCGGAGGGAGGGGGGGACGGGCTTGCCGTGCTGACGGTGCCGGCGCGGGCGATGATGCAGCCGCTGGCCCCCGGCCTTGACGCGGTCGAGCCGGTACGGGTGGCCCGCGGCGACCGGGTCGAGCTGGAGGACCTGCTCGAGCGGCTGGTCGCCTCCGGCTACCAGCGCACCGACATGGTCGAGCGCCGCGGCGAGGTGGCCGTCCGCGGCGGCCTGGTCGACTTCTTCCCGCCGGGCGAGGACCACCCGGTCCGGGTGGAGCTGTGGGGCGACGAGGTCGAGAGCATCCGGGCGTTCGCGGTGGCCAGCCAGCGCTCGCTGACCGAGCTGCCGCAGGTGGTGGCCTTCCCCTGCCGCGAGGTCCGCCTCACCCAGGCCGAGCGCGGCCGCGCCCGCCAGCTCGCCGCCGAGGTGCCGGTCGCCGGCGACCTGCTCGCCCAGGTCGCCGAGGGCCTGGACGTCGAGGGGGTCGAGTCGCTGCTGCCGCTGCTGTTCGATCACCTGCAGCCGCTTCCCGCCTACCTGCCCGGCGACGCCGTGCTGGCGCTGGTCGACCCCAAGCGCACCCTCGACCGGGCCGAGGAGGTCCGCCACCAGGCCGACGAGGCGATGCAGGCGTCGTGGGCGACCGCCGCGGAAGGCTCGCAAGCACCCATGGAGGGGATCGCCTACCGGCCGCTGGAGCAGGTGCTGGCCGACGCCGGCCGGCCGGTGCTGCGGCTCGGCCCGTTCGACTCCGGGGACCCGACCGCCGTGCGCGTGGACGCCCACGCCATCGAGCCCTACCGGGCCAACATCACCAGGGTGGCCGCCGACGCCCGCGAGCTGGCCGCCGACGGCTACACCGTGCTGTGCTGCACCGAGGGGGCCGGGCCGGCCCAGCGGCTGGCCGACGTCCTGCGCGAGGAGGGCCTGGTGGTCCCGCCGCCGGCCGCCGAGCTGCCCGCCGACCTCGGGCCCGGCGTGCTGGTGGGGACCGCGCCGCTGCTGACCGGCTTCCGCCTGCCGGCGTGCAGGCTGGCGCTGCTGGCCGAGGGCGACCTGTACGGGACCAGGCGCCAGACGCGCGAGCAGGCCCGCATGCCCTCCAGCCGCCACCGCGCACGGCACGCGGGCGGCCAGCTCGCCCTCGAGGAGCTGCAGCCGGGCGACGTCGTGGTCCACGCCGTGCACGGCATCGGCCGCTACATCGGCATGGAGCAGCGCACCATCGGCGGGGCCGAGCGCGACTACCTGGTGCTCGCCTACGACCAGGGCGACCGGCTGTACCTGCCGAGCGAGCAGGTCGAGCTGATCAACCGCTACGTCGGCGGGGAGGCGCCCAAGCTGTCGCGCCTCGGCAGCCGCGAGTGGGACCGGCAGAAGGCAAGGGTGCGGCGCAAGGTCCGCGAGATGGCCGCCGAGCTGGTCCGGCTCTACTCCGCCAGGATGGCCTCGCCCGGACACGCCTTCGGGCCGGACGCCCCATGGCAGCGCGAGCTGGAGGACGCCTTCCCCTACACCGAGACGCCCGACCAGCTCACCGCCATCGAGGAGATCAAGGCCGACATGGAGCAGCCGGTGCCGATGGACCGGCTGCTGTGCGGCGACGTCGGCTACGGCAAGACCGAGGTCGCCGTGCGGGCCGCCTTCAAGGCCGTGCTCGACGGCAAGCAGGTCGGCGTGCTGGTCCCCACCACCCTGCTGGCCCAGCAGCATTTCGCCACCTTCTCCGAGCGGTTCGCCCCCTTCCCGGTCAAGGTCGCCACGCTCAGCCGCTTCCAGTCCAGGCGGGAGCAGGACGAGGTGGTCGCCGCCATGGCCGCCGGCACCGTCGACGTGGTCATCGGCACCCACCGGCTGCTGTCGGCCGACGCCAAGTGGGCCGACCTCGGCCTGGTGGTGGTCGACGAGGAGCACCGCTTCGGGGTCGGGCACAAGGAGCACCTGAAGCAGCTGCGCACCGAGGTCGACGTGCTCACCCTGACCGCCACCCCGATCCCGCGGACCATGGAGATGGCGATCTCCGGCATCCGCGACATGTCGGTGATGGAGACCCCGCCGGAGGAGCGCCACCCGGTGCTCACCTTCGTCGGCGCCTACGACGAGGCGACCGTGGCCAACGCCATCCGGCGGGAGATGCTCCGCGAGGGGCAGACGTTCCTGGTCCACAACCGGGTCGACTCGATCGACCGGGTGGCCCTGCGGGTGCGCCAGCTGGTGCCGGAAGCACGGGTCGGCATCGCCCACGGGCAGATGACCGAGGAGCATCTCGAGCGGGTCATGCTCGACTTCTGGGACAAGGCCTACGACGTGCTGGTCTGCACCACCATCATCGAGTCCGGGATCGACATCCCGACCGCCAACACGCTGATCGTCGACCGCGCCGACGCCCTCGGCCTCGCCCAGCTCTACCAGCTCAGGGGACGGGTCGGACGCTCCCGCGACCGCGCCTACGCCTACCTGTTCTACCCGGCGGAGCGGTCGATCACCGAGACCTCCCACCAGCGGCTGGCGACCGTCGCCACCCACCAGGACCTGGGCTCCGGCCGGGCGATCGCCATGAAGGACCTGGAGATCCGCGGCGCCGGCAACCTCCTCGGCGCTGACCAGTCCGGCCATGTGGCCCTGGTCGGCTACGACCTGTACATGCAGATGCTGGCCGAGGCCGTGGCCGAGATGCGCGGCCGGCCCGTGGAGCAGCCCAAGGACCTCAAGCTCGAGGTCCCGGTCGACGCGCACCTGCCCGCCACCTACATCCAGCGCGAGCGGCTCCGCCTGGAGGCCTACCGGCGCCTGGGCGGGGCCAGGGCGGTCGACGAGGTGGCGGCCCTCGGGGCCGAGCTGGCCGACCGCTACGGACCCCCGCCGCCCCCGGTCCGCAACCTCCTGGCCCTCGCGGGCGTCCGCGCCCAGGCGACCGCCCTGGGGCTCACCGAGGTGGTCTGCTTCGGCGGCCGGGTCCGGCTCGCGCCGGTGCCGGCGCTCCCCGAGTCCAAGCAGGTCCGCCTCGACCGGCTCTACCGGGGCGCGGTCTGGAAGGCGGCCGAGCAGACCCTGGTCGTGCCCCTGCCCGCCGACCCGGGCACGCCCAAGCTGGGAACTGCCGGGGGAGCGGGAGCCGTCGACCTGCCCGCCTGGCTGTCCGAGCTGCTGGAGGGCGTCCTCGACGCCGAGAAGGCCCCCGAGCTCCCCGCGGCCGACCACCGCCACGAGCCCCACCGGGCCGCCTCCTGA
- a CDS encoding peptidylprolyl isomerase, which translates to MRFVVRRLLPALVILVALVAAGCGSGTNTVASDQAATVDGTAIPVKELTALVEVGSSQQQSRPANDTTRQALEGLIQSQIVLGGAKGEGVTVADADVDARLSQLREQVEAQGGAFEELLRQRNLTVPILRNQLRVQLAAERVAAKLVPGPSDAALTETLGKRKAEFMQLHIRHVLVKDEATADKVRQLLEGKGDWAGVARQYSTDPGSKDKGGDLGFQSKGQTVAEFDNKSFELAGKGDCKGKTEGPCASPISEPVKTQFGWHVIQVTGVQLPKLDDQLRGQLDPGLQQRRQTAVQDWFSKRLKAASVTVNPRFGRWDAAAGKVVDRETAPQSTAPPTRQPSEGPATTTSRP; encoded by the coding sequence GTGAGGTTCGTCGTGCGCCGTCTCCTGCCTGCCCTCGTCATCCTGGTCGCCCTGGTGGCCGCCGGCTGCGGTTCCGGTACGAACACGGTCGCGAGCGACCAAGCCGCCACGGTCGACGGCACCGCCATCCCGGTCAAGGAGCTCACCGCGCTGGTCGAGGTGGGCAGCAGCCAGCAGCAGTCGCGGCCGGCCAACGACACCACCCGCCAGGCCCTCGAAGGACTGATCCAGTCCCAGATCGTGCTCGGCGGGGCCAAGGGCGAGGGCGTGACGGTCGCCGACGCCGACGTCGACGCCCGCCTCTCCCAGCTCAGGGAGCAGGTGGAGGCTCAGGGCGGCGCCTTCGAAGAGCTGCTGCGCCAGCGCAACCTGACCGTGCCGATCCTGCGCAACCAGCTCCGCGTCCAGCTCGCCGCCGAGCGGGTCGCGGCCAAGCTGGTGCCCGGCCCGAGCGACGCGGCGCTGACCGAGACCCTCGGCAAGCGCAAGGCCGAGTTCATGCAGCTCCACATCCGCCACGTGCTGGTCAAGGACGAGGCCACCGCGGACAAGGTCCGCCAGCTGCTCGAGGGCAAGGGCGACTGGGCCGGGGTGGCCAGGCAGTACTCGACCGACCCCGGAAGCAAGGACAAGGGTGGCGACCTCGGCTTCCAGAGCAAGGGCCAGACCGTGGCCGAGTTCGACAACAAGAGCTTCGAGCTCGCCGGCAAGGGCGACTGCAAGGGCAAGACCGAAGGGCCGTGCGCCTCGCCGATCTCCGAGCCGGTCAAGACCCAGTTCGGGTGGCACGTGATCCAGGTCACCGGGGTGCAGCTCCCGAAGCTCGACGACCAGCTCCGCGGCCAGCTCGACCCCGGCCTGCAGCAGCGCAGGCAGACCGCGGTCCAGGACTGGTTCTCCAAGCGGCTCAAGGCGGCCAGCGTGACCGTCAACCCGCGCTTCGGCCGCTGGGACGCTGCCGCGGGCAAGGTGGTCGACCGGGAGACGGCCCCGCAGAGCACGGCGCCCCCCACCAGGCAGCCCTCCGAGGGCCCGGCCACCACCACGTCCCGGCCGTAG
- the mazG gene encoding nucleoside triphosphate pyrophosphohydrolase yields the protein MARVVLVASSPRFPLLFPPQTWRALDAGHPVYVLDAGHPSLPALDVAEIPWEVLPEAEDTGPAGRDLLLVGQGLDLEGVAAARRRADALLDLASERGTATLLLPPVNDGPLVQMVSDRAARQHVEVEAVYPLGEPKGSALLDLVETETRLRGPGGCPWDREQTHASLARHLVEESYELLDAIDEGDPDHLREELGDLLLQVVFHAQMAEDAGTFDVDGVARTITEKLVRRHPHVFGDVRVGSAGEVVRNWEAIKREEEGRTDPLAGIPSALPSLQLAAKLQRRAAEGGFAWPSRHGPADKVAEELEEVRGASTPADLEWEVGDLLFAVVALARSVDVDPEAALRRTARRFRARYAAARAAAEAEGKDPATLDLDTWLRYWKAAKRSLATQPEA from the coding sequence ATGGCCAGAGTCGTCCTCGTCGCGTCCAGCCCGCGCTTCCCGCTGCTGTTCCCGCCCCAGACCTGGCGGGCGCTGGACGCCGGGCACCCGGTCTACGTGCTCGACGCCGGCCACCCGTCGCTCCCGGCCCTGGACGTCGCCGAGATCCCCTGGGAGGTGCTGCCCGAGGCCGAGGACACCGGCCCGGCCGGCCGGGACCTGCTGCTGGTCGGCCAGGGCCTCGACCTCGAGGGCGTGGCCGCGGCCAGGCGGCGGGCCGACGCCCTGCTCGACCTGGCCAGCGAGCGCGGCACGGCCACGCTGCTGCTCCCGCCGGTGAACGACGGGCCGCTGGTCCAGATGGTCTCCGACCGGGCCGCGCGCCAGCACGTCGAGGTGGAGGCGGTGTACCCGCTGGGCGAGCCGAAAGGCTCCGCCCTGCTCGACCTGGTCGAGACCGAGACCCGGCTGCGCGGCCCGGGCGGCTGCCCGTGGGACCGCGAGCAGACCCACGCCTCCCTGGCCAGGCACCTGGTCGAGGAGTCCTACGAGCTGCTCGACGCGATCGACGAGGGCGACCCCGACCACCTCCGCGAGGAGCTCGGCGACCTGCTCCTGCAGGTCGTGTTCCACGCCCAGATGGCCGAGGACGCCGGCACGTTCGACGTCGACGGGGTGGCCAGGACCATCACCGAGAAGCTGGTCCGCCGCCACCCGCACGTCTTCGGCGACGTGCGGGTCGGGTCGGCCGGGGAGGTCGTCCGCAACTGGGAGGCGATCAAGCGGGAAGAGGAGGGCCGGACCGACCCGCTGGCCGGCATCCCGTCGGCCCTGCCGTCCCTGCAGCTCGCGGCCAAGCTGCAGCGGCGCGCGGCCGAGGGCGGCTTCGCCTGGCCCAGCCGGCACGGCCCGGCCGACAAGGTGGCCGAGGAGCTCGAGGAGGTACGCGGGGCGTCCACGCCAGCCGACCTCGAGTGGGAGGTGGGCGACCTGCTGTTCGCGGTGGTGGCCCTGGCCCGGTCCGTGGACGTGGACCCGGAGGCGGCCCTGCGCCGCACGGCCCGCCGGTTCCGGGCCCGCTACGCCGCCGCCCGGGCCGCGGCCGAGGCCGAAGGCAAGGACCCGGCCACCCTCGACCTCGACACGTGGCTACGGTACTGGAAGGCGGCCAAGCGCTCCCTCGCCACCCAACCGGAGGCGTGA
- the eno gene encoding phosphopyruvate hydratase yields MAAIELIVAREVLDSRGNPTLECEVQLEDGATGRAIVPSGASTGRFEAVELRDGGSRYGGKGVRNAVRNVNEVIAPKLLEEEDALDQRAVDRLMLDLDGTDNKQKLGANAILGVSMAVARAAADYLGVPLFRYLGGVSTYLLPVPLMNVVNGGAHADNDVDFQEFMVVPVGAPSFAEGLRMGTEVYHALKGVLKEQGLSTAVGDEGGFAPNLPGNEAALELLVRAIGKAGFEPGEEVALAMDPAASEFYRDGRYELAGEGRSLASDGMVELWRTLCDRYPIVSIEDGLAEEDWEGWVALTEALGDRVQLVGDDLFVTNVERIQRGLDDGAANSVLIKVNQIGTLTETFDAVELAHRGSYTTVMSHRSGETEDTTIADLAVAAGSGQIKTGAPCRTDRVAKYNQLLRIEELLGENGRYPGRLAFPRSYPAGDR; encoded by the coding sequence ATCGCTGCCATCGAGCTCATCGTCGCCCGCGAGGTCCTGGACTCCCGCGGCAACCCCACCCTCGAGTGCGAGGTCCAACTCGAGGACGGCGCGACCGGGCGCGCCATCGTCCCGTCAGGGGCCAGCACGGGCCGGTTCGAGGCCGTCGAGCTGCGCGACGGCGGCTCCCGCTACGGTGGCAAGGGCGTGCGCAACGCCGTCCGCAACGTCAACGAGGTCATCGCGCCGAAGCTGCTCGAAGAGGAGGACGCGCTCGACCAGCGGGCGGTCGACCGGCTGATGCTCGACCTCGACGGCACCGACAACAAGCAGAAGCTCGGGGCCAACGCCATCCTCGGGGTGTCGATGGCGGTGGCTCGGGCCGCCGCCGACTACCTCGGCGTGCCGCTCTTCCGCTACCTCGGCGGGGTCTCGACCTACCTGCTGCCCGTGCCGCTCATGAACGTGGTCAACGGCGGCGCCCATGCCGACAACGACGTCGACTTCCAGGAGTTCATGGTGGTGCCGGTGGGCGCGCCCTCGTTCGCGGAGGGCCTGCGCATGGGCACTGAGGTCTACCACGCCCTCAAGGGCGTGCTGAAGGAGCAGGGCCTGTCCACCGCCGTCGGTGACGAGGGCGGCTTCGCGCCCAACCTGCCCGGCAACGAGGCCGCCCTGGAGCTGCTCGTCCGGGCGATCGGCAAGGCCGGCTTCGAGCCCGGGGAGGAGGTCGCCCTGGCCATGGACCCGGCCGCCAGCGAGTTCTACCGGGACGGCCGCTACGAGCTGGCCGGGGAGGGCCGCAGCCTGGCCTCCGACGGCATGGTCGAGCTGTGGCGGACGCTCTGCGACCGCTACCCGATCGTCTCGATCGAGGACGGGCTGGCCGAGGAGGACTGGGAGGGCTGGGTCGCGCTCACCGAGGCGCTCGGTGACCGGGTGCAGCTCGTGGGAGACGACCTGTTCGTCACCAACGTCGAGCGCATCCAGCGGGGCCTCGACGACGGGGCGGCCAACTCCGTGCTCATCAAGGTCAACCAGATCGGCACCCTGACCGAGACCTTCGACGCCGTCGAGCTGGCCCACCGCGGCAGCTATACCACAGTGATGAGCCACCGCTCAGGCGAGACCGAGGACACCACCATCGCCGACCTGGCCGTAGCGGCCGGCTCGGGGCAGATCAAGACCGGCGCGCCGTGCCGCACCGACCGCGTCGCCAAGTACAACCAGCTCCTCCGCATCGAGGAGCTGCTTGGGGAGAACGGCCGCTACCCGGGGCGGCTCGCCTTCCCCCGCTCCTACCCGGCCGGCGACCGATGA